In Phoenix dactylifera cultivar Barhee BC4 unplaced genomic scaffold, palm_55x_up_171113_PBpolish2nd_filt_p 001546F, whole genome shotgun sequence, the DNA window TTGGATCACGACAAGAGGCCTGTTCTAAAGAAATTTCAAATTAAAGCAGTGAACTTGATAAAACTGAGGCGGTaaacaaagaaaacaaattatAATTGCAATCCCTGAGCATGAACCCTTAGGATTTTAACTCCAAACATGAACCATTTAATGTTATGCACGTACTCACATAATGAGGGTTCAAAATGCCCTTGGCAACAAGCATTTCTTTCAAGCTGCCAAATTCTTGTATGAGAAACCACAACTGAATTGGAAAAACCTCAGCCTCTAGACTAAGAATACAAATTATTCACCACTCAACTGTTATATAAGTGTGCATGATTGGTTGATTGTCCATCTTGACAAAGCTCGATGAGAGCAAGCAGGTAAGCAAATGCCCCCTTTAGGCAATAAACTTAAATAGCATCAACAAAATCCACGtaaaaagaaaagcataatCTTTAGATAAGTTGCTAACAATTTGCTGAAGATCATCACTTTAGAAATTGTTCAACATTCCACTATACAATAAGTATGGATAATATAACAAGTATAACAACTATATAAACTAACACAGATTGGGCCAGGAGATCTTCAATGCTAAGATATTCCATTGCTTTATGAAAAGTAGTAGCATACAAAAAAACTCGCCATAGTAATTTACTGTTGCATCCTCAAAACCTGAATACCCATGTAGCTACAAATGAATGTCTGCTTTACAGTGATATGGAGAAATTAAAGCAGCAGTAGTAGAAACTAAAGCACAAGGAACCCTACAATGATCTAAGAATAATGTTCTGAGAACTATGACGAATATCTGTGTTGGTAGATGCAAGATGCCTTAGCTCTAATAGATGTTCGTCATTTGATATGTGGAGCATAAGGCGGAGGTCAGTCATCAATGCTTCCCTTTCCCAACTTAAGGGCCCAGATGCATATAATGCCAACATGGTGGAACGGTAAGCATGTAACTCTAAATGATGAATTTCTTCCTCCAGTGCCTTTTTTGCATGAAGAGAACAATCTCTTCCTAATGCACAAGAAGAATCAGCATCATCAAAATGATTATCCAAACCTTGGGGTGGGCTTGCAATAGGATAGTGGAGAGACCTATATGGACTTTTGTTAGGACTACAACTACCAACAGAGGATGAAACACTCTCAGCATCATTAGGCCCTGCACTTCCTATGAAATGATAGCCAACATTGGCTAGTCGTTTTTGCTTGTCCGAGCCTATTTCATAAATTCTGTGGTTTAAGGAAGCATGCATGTATTTTTCACCAAGCACGTTACATGGTGAAGCAACAGCATCTACCTTTTCTAGTAATTGGGATGAatgccttgcaataatttgctGATGCCTTCCTTCTTTCTGGACTGCTCTCATCTTTCTGCGGGTTCCAGTGCATGTATCAACCGGGAGTGATCTTTTCTTCATGCTTCTTGAAGTAGGCTCTGCATATCCATTATTATTTTTGACATGAATTTGCTCATCTACCCTGTATTTCTCCAACTCTATGCATGACTGGGGTAACTGGGGACTGAACTTTACAGTTTTTGTCTGGCTGTTTGTAAGCCCATCATTACATCTTCCAGAGTCCTGCAAGCAAGTGATGAACCATTAGATAATAGAAAGGAATAAGAaaggcagaaaaaaaaaaaagcttgataGCTAGCTTAAACATCAATTAAATAAGTCAATTACAAATGTTTTCAAGATGACTCTAAAGTGAAATCAGAAACAATTAAAGCAAAACCATTTTTAAGGGCAAGAAAACAAAGCATAGAAAGTCAAATGCACCTACTTAGTAAAAA includes these proteins:
- the LOC103695472 gene encoding uncharacterized protein LOC103695472, which codes for MLMRFKKGSKVEVLKKREVASGSWWCAEIISGNGHTYSVRYDRYLPDMDGAVEKVSRKVIRPCPPPVKAPRSWVAGDIVEVFDNNSWKLAEVSKVVARNFYFVRHLGSFREFRVYISDLRVRLSWQDNKWVVIQKDSGRCNDGLTNSQTKTVKFSPQLPQSCIELEKYRVDEQIHVKNNNGYAEPTSRSMKKRSLPVDTCTGTRRKMRAVQKEGRHQQIIARHSSQLLEKVDAVASPCNVLGEKYMHASLNHRIYEIGSDKQKRLANVGYHFIGSAGPNDAESVSSSVGSCSPNKSPYRSLHYPIASPPQGLDNHFDDADSSCALGRDCSLHAKKALEEEIHHLELHAYRSTMLALYASGPLSWEREALMTDLRLMLHISNDEHLLELRHLASTNTDIRHSSQNIILRSL